In Tolypothrix sp. PCC 7910, a genomic segment contains:
- a CDS encoding type II toxin-antitoxin system RelE/ParE family toxin, whose translation MPETRVVFYQEEEGEVPVLEWLTRLLKEDRKGYANCVARIKQLAASGYELRRPAADYLRDGIYELRAKHIRVQYRILYFFHGQNVAILAHAITKEEAAVPPIDIERARARKLLFEENPEVHTYVEEQEDGQD comes from the coding sequence GTGCCTGAAACCCGTGTTGTTTTCTACCAGGAAGAAGAAGGGGAAGTTCCTGTCCTTGAATGGCTGACGCGACTTTTAAAAGAAGACCGCAAAGGTTATGCCAACTGTGTTGCTCGAATCAAACAACTGGCGGCATCAGGATACGAACTGCGTCGCCCGGCGGCAGATTACTTGCGCGACGGTATATATGAGCTGCGGGCAAAGCATATTCGTGTGCAATACCGCATCCTGTACTTCTTTCATGGACAAAACGTGGCGATTCTTGCTCACGCTATTACGAAAGAAGAAGCAGCTGTACCTCCGATTGATATTGAACGGGCGAGGGCACGAAAGCTTTTATTTGAAGAAAACCCAGAAGTTCACACCTACGTAGAGGAGCAAGAGGATGGCCAAGACTAG
- a CDS encoding ParB/RepB/Spo0J family partition protein, which produces MSPRRAAQPPADRSKLKNVALFKEDDENLASTKVSLEKIILPSNQPRRYFDPKAMQSLVESVKREGILQPLLVRPVGDKYELVAGERRYRAAEAAALTEVPITVREMSDEQAVQYALTENLQREDLNPIEETEGTLQLLALRLGCETAAVSSVLYRMENEAKGKITRNVSGNSEAEIVEKVFADLGKMNWQSFIRTRLPLLKLPEDILSALRAGQIEYTKGKEIAKLTSQEERIELLEAAISLSLSLSEIQQQVKAKQPSATLPPLQSRLEATYKKAKKSKVWDNPQKQKKLESLLKELEALMADEG; this is translated from the coding sequence AACCAAGGTATCACTAGAAAAAATTATTCTTCCCTCTAATCAACCTCGGCGTTATTTTGACCCTAAGGCGATGCAATCTTTGGTAGAGTCGGTGAAACGCGAAGGCATCCTCCAGCCTTTATTAGTAAGACCAGTGGGAGATAAATATGAATTAGTGGCAGGAGAACGCAGATATAGGGCAGCAGAAGCAGCAGCTTTAACGGAAGTGCCAATAACAGTGCGGGAGATGTCGGATGAGCAAGCTGTACAGTATGCCCTGACTGAGAATCTACAACGTGAGGACTTAAATCCCATAGAAGAAACGGAAGGAACATTGCAACTGTTGGCACTGCGGTTGGGATGCGAAACAGCAGCAGTCTCCTCTGTACTCTACAGAATGGAGAATGAAGCCAAAGGGAAAATTACCCGAAACGTTTCGGGTAATTCTGAGGCAGAGATAGTAGAAAAAGTGTTCGCAGATTTGGGGAAGATGAACTGGCAATCATTTATCCGTACTCGGCTGCCACTGTTGAAACTGCCAGAGGATATTTTATCAGCCCTGCGTGCTGGACAAATTGAGTACACCAAGGGCAAGGAAATTGCCAAGCTAACATCGCAAGAAGAAAGGATTGAACTTCTTGAAGCTGCCATTTCGCTGTCTTTGTCCCTTTCAGAAATTCAACAGCAGGTCAAAGCCAAACAACCATCTGCCACACTTCCGCCACTGCAAAGTCGTTTAGAGGCTACATATAAGAAAGCGAAAAAATCAAAGGTTTGGGACAATCCCCAGAAACAGAAGAAACTAGAATCTTTGTTGAAAGAGTTAGAAGCTTTGATGGCTGATGAGGGATAG
- a CDS encoding helix-turn-helix domain-containing protein — protein MAKTSDAIKIIDHLTSSDPELEAMVAEASINAEVAQLIYQARTKAGLTQKQLAELVGTKQPVIARLEDADYEGHSLSMLQKIAHALNQRVVIHLTPLEHEQSA, from the coding sequence ATGGCCAAGACTAGCGATGCAATCAAAATCATAGATCATCTGACTAGCAGCGACCCTGAGCTTGAGGCAATGGTAGCAGAAGCCTCAATCAATGCAGAAGTGGCACAGTTGATTTATCAAGCTAGAACAAAAGCGGGTTTAACACAAAAACAACTGGCTGAACTTGTTGGCACAAAACAGCCTGTGATTGCACGGCTGGAAGATGCTGATTACGAAGGACACTCTCTGTCAATGCTGCAAAAAATCGCTCATGCTCTTAATCAACGGGTAGTGATTCACCTGACTCCGTTGGAACACGAGCAAAGTGCATAG